One genomic segment of Erysipelotrichaceae bacterium 66202529 includes these proteins:
- the dapA gene encoding 4-hydroxy-tetrahydrodipicolinate synthase, with the protein MPVKGLITAMITPMKDGEIDEAGVRQLVERLIQKGVDALFILGTNGEFHVLRREEKIRLADMVVRFANGRVPVYAGSGGNSTQEVIELSQDLQQTGITALSVITPFLVPLTQTELQQHYEAVADAVKVPIILYNIPKNTGNNIEPQTAAALACHKNIVGIKDSSGNIEQIRQYIEATKGMEFAVLSGSDSLILKALQLGAKGAVAATSNLLTEIDVAIVTLFEQGRLAEAQAMQERIEPLRKVLKLGSIPSVLKAAMNMAGISAGECRKPVRMPDEAVSAEIRMMLQQYELEGER; encoded by the coding sequence ATGCCCGTCAAAGGATTGATTACCGCAATGATAACACCGATGAAGGATGGAGAAATCGATGAAGCCGGTGTGCGGCAGCTTGTAGAGCGTCTCATTCAAAAAGGTGTGGATGCATTGTTTATATTAGGAACAAACGGAGAATTCCATGTATTGCGCAGAGAGGAAAAGATCAGGCTTGCCGACATGGTGGTGCGCTTTGCCAATGGCAGAGTACCGGTTTATGCAGGAAGCGGCGGCAATTCCACCCAGGAGGTAATCGAGCTATCTCAGGATTTACAACAGACAGGCATTACGGCCCTCAGTGTGATTACACCGTTTCTTGTACCGCTGACACAAACAGAGCTGCAGCAGCATTATGAAGCAGTCGCTGATGCTGTAAAGGTGCCGATTATCCTTTATAATATACCGAAGAATACAGGAAACAATATCGAGCCGCAAACCGCAGCCGCTCTTGCGTGCCATAAAAATATTGTAGGAATTAAGGACAGTAGCGGAAATATCGAACAGATCCGGCAGTATATTGAGGCAACGAAGGGGATGGAATTTGCCGTGCTCAGCGGCAGCGATTCTCTGATTTTGAAGGCCTTGCAGCTGGGAGCGAAGGGAGCTGTGGCAGCGACAAGCAATCTTCTCACCGAAATAGATGTTGCTATTGTTACTCTGTTTGAGCAGGGAAGGCTAGCGGAAGCACAGGCTATGCAGGAGCGAATCGAGCCCTTACGTAAGGTTTTGAAGCTGGGCAGCATCCCATCGGTATTAAAGGCTGCTATGAACATGGCAGGGATATCGGCCGGGGAATGCAGAAAGCCGGTTAGGATGCCGGATGAGGCTGTATCGGCTGAAATCCGGATGATGCTGCAGCAGTATGAGCTGGAAGGAGAGAGATAG
- a CDS encoding formate C-acetyltransferase/glycerol dehydratase family glycyl radical enzyme, with amino-acid sequence MKNTEHFGELTPRMKQYREAVLDQKPYICAERAVLVTQSYQQHCNEPAVLKRAYMLENILSHMSIYIEDETCIVGNQASANRAAPVFPEYTMRFIIDELDTFEKRDGDVFYIREETKEALRSIAPYWEHNTLRAKGEALLPEEVSVFMETGFFGMEGKLNSGDAHLAVDYEALLRLGLKGYRERTVRLKEALDLCVPENIDKYHFYRAVLIVIDAVTDFAHRYAALARAKSEQTEGKRREELQTISRICEKVPYEQAQSFQEAVQSVWFIQLVLQIESNGHSLSYGRFDQYMYPYLKNDLERGRLTEEEAVELLTNLWIKTLTINKVRSQAHTFSSAGSPMYQNVTIGGQTPEKQDAVNPLSFLILRSIAQTRLPQPNLTVRYHKGMDSHFFAEAVEVMKLGTGMPAFNNDEIIIPSFIEKGVMEQDAYNYSAIGCVETAVPGKWGYRCTGMSYMNFPRILLIAMNDGVDLTSGKRFTSGCGHFTDMTSYEELLHAWDHVVRALTRASVIVENAIDLASEREVPDILCSTLTQDCLGRGKTIKEGGAVYDFISGLQVGIANMADSLAAIKKLVYEEKKITPKQLWDALTDDFTSEENKRIQRLLMEDAPKYGNDVDEVDELVVNAYASYIDEMKKYPNTRYGRGPIGGIRYAGTSSISANVGQGFQTMSTPDGRKAHTPLAEGCSPAHNCDKAGPTAVFKTVSKLPTHEITGGVLLNQKVTPQMLETEENKEKLMMLIRTFFNRLKGYHVQYNVVSRDTLLDAQRHPEKHKDLIVRVAGYSAFFNVLSKATQDDIIERTEQTL; translated from the coding sequence ATGAAAAACACAGAGCATTTCGGCGAATTAACACCACGAATGAAGCAGTACAGAGAAGCTGTTCTTGACCAAAAGCCGTATATTTGTGCGGAGCGGGCGGTTCTGGTCACACAATCCTATCAGCAGCACTGCAATGAGCCTGCTGTCCTGAAGCGTGCCTATATGCTGGAAAATATTCTGAGCCATATGTCTATCTATATTGAGGATGAAACCTGCATAGTGGGAAACCAGGCATCCGCAAACAGAGCTGCACCCGTCTTTCCGGAATATACGATGCGCTTTATCATAGATGAGCTGGATACCTTTGAGAAGCGGGATGGGGATGTATTTTACATTCGTGAGGAAACAAAGGAAGCACTGCGCTCTATTGCCCCTTATTGGGAACATAATACGCTGCGTGCGAAAGGAGAAGCGCTGCTTCCCGAGGAGGTCAGTGTTTTCATGGAAACCGGATTTTTCGGTATGGAGGGGAAGCTGAATTCCGGAGATGCCCATCTGGCTGTCGATTATGAAGCACTGCTGCGGCTTGGCTTGAAGGGATACAGAGAGAGAACTGTACGCTTAAAGGAGGCGCTGGATCTTTGTGTTCCTGAAAATATCGATAAATATCATTTCTACCGCGCTGTATTGATCGTTATCGATGCAGTAACGGATTTTGCGCACCGCTACGCTGCTTTAGCAAGAGCCAAAAGCGAACAGACTGAAGGAAAGCGCAGGGAGGAATTACAGACAATCAGCCGTATTTGTGAAAAGGTGCCCTATGAGCAGGCACAAAGCTTTCAGGAGGCTGTACAATCCGTCTGGTTCATACAGCTAGTGCTGCAAATCGAATCCAACGGACACTCTCTTTCCTACGGCCGCTTTGATCAGTACATGTATCCGTATTTGAAGAATGATCTGGAACGCGGAAGGCTCACGGAGGAGGAAGCAGTGGAGCTGTTGACAAATCTCTGGATCAAAACCCTGACAATCAATAAGGTGCGCAGTCAGGCACATACCTTTAGCAGTGCGGGAAGTCCAATGTATCAGAATGTGACTATCGGCGGTCAGACACCAGAGAAACAGGATGCTGTAAATCCTTTGTCCTTCCTCATTCTGCGCTCAATTGCACAAACCAGACTTCCGCAGCCGAATTTAACGGTTCGTTATCATAAGGGAATGGATTCGCATTTCTTTGCGGAGGCTGTCGAGGTCATGAAGCTGGGTACAGGCATGCCTGCATTCAATAATGATGAAATTATCATTCCTTCCTTTATCGAAAAGGGTGTCATGGAGCAGGATGCGTATAATTATTCTGCGATTGGCTGTGTGGAAACAGCAGTTCCGGGGAAATGGGGATATCGCTGTACAGGAATGAGCTATATGAATTTCCCGAGAATTTTACTCATTGCGATGAATGACGGTGTTGATCTGACTTCGGGGAAACGGTTTACCTCCGGCTGTGGACATTTCACAGATATGACCTCTTATGAGGAGCTGCTGCATGCATGGGATCATGTTGTCAGAGCCTTAACCAGAGCGAGTGTGATTGTGGAGAATGCGATTGATCTGGCATCGGAACGTGAGGTGCCGGATATCTTATGCTCAACGCTGACGCAGGATTGTCTTGGACGTGGAAAAACAATCAAGGAAGGGGGAGCGGTATATGATTTTATTTCCGGCTTGCAGGTGGGAATTGCCAATATGGCGGATAGTCTTGCGGCAATCAAAAAGCTTGTTTATGAGGAAAAGAAAATAACACCAAAGCAGCTTTGGGATGCCCTTACGGATGATTTTACAAGTGAGGAAAACAAACGGATTCAGCGGCTGCTGATGGAGGATGCTCCAAAATATGGCAATGATGTGGATGAAGTGGATGAGCTTGTCGTGAATGCCTATGCTTCTTATATTGATGAAATGAAAAAGTATCCGAATACACGATATGGCAGAGGCCCCATCGGCGGCATTCGTTATGCGGGTACCTCCTCTATCAGTGCAAACGTGGGACAGGGCTTTCAAACGATGAGTACACCGGATGGAAGAAAAGCGCATACACCGCTTGCGGAGGGCTGCTCACCTGCACATAACTGCGATAAAGCAGGCCCGACTGCAGTATTTAAAACAGTTTCCAAGCTGCCAACACATGAAATTACAGGAGGGGTGCTGTTAAATCAGAAGGTAACTCCGCAAATGCTGGAAACCGAGGAAAACAAAGAAAAGCTGATGATGCTGATCAGAACCTTTTTCAACCGTTTAAAGGGATATCATGTACAATATAATGTAGTATCCAGAGATACCCTGCTCGATGCACAAAGACATCCAGAAAAGCATAAGGATTTGATTGTCCGTGTCGCCGGATATTCTGCCTTCTTTAATGTCCTGTCCAAGGCAACACAGGATGATATCATTGAGCGGACGGAGCAGACGTTGTAA
- a CDS encoding DegV family EDD domain-containing protein: MKTAILTDSGSAMTIEQAKKYGLFLLPLQVIDEERTYQDGVDISTKELYEALRRQHTPKTSMPLGSVIESTLRSIKEQGYDEIVSVPLSSGLSSTFNTIQIMAREIGIPVIHIEDYTTCDLQGHEALLAKKYADEGKTGEEIRELLHSVIKTSGTVILPNDIQHLKRGGRLTPLAAAAASLLKIKPVLIIDPSTNGKIDVFDKVRTEKKAAALAVDTVSEKLAGKEGYVYVIHSDCLEKAEEIRELLLERNSRLEIKINTISAVIAAHTGLDCIAIQYIEK; the protein is encoded by the coding sequence ATGAAAACAGCGATATTGACAGACAGCGGTAGTGCTATGACGATAGAGCAGGCAAAGAAGTACGGCTTGTTTCTTCTTCCGCTGCAGGTGATTGATGAGGAGCGAACCTATCAGGATGGTGTAGATATCAGTACAAAGGAATTGTATGAAGCATTACGCAGACAGCATACGCCAAAGACGAGTATGCCTTTGGGAAGTGTGATAGAAAGCACATTGCGTTCCATTAAGGAGCAGGGATATGATGAGATCGTATCTGTTCCATTATCATCAGGACTATCCTCTACCTTTAACACGATTCAGATCATGGCAAGAGAAATCGGAATTCCCGTTATTCATATTGAGGATTATACGACCTGTGATTTGCAGGGACATGAGGCACTGCTTGCCAAAAAGTATGCGGATGAGGGAAAAACCGGAGAGGAAATCCGGGAGCTGTTACACAGCGTAATCAAGACAAGCGGTACAGTGATACTGCCCAATGATATACAGCATTTGAAGCGTGGCGGTCGTCTTACACCGCTGGCTGCGGCTGCGGCCAGCTTATTGAAAATCAAACCGGTGCTGATTATAGATCCGTCAACCAATGGAAAAATCGATGTCTTTGACAAGGTGCGTACAGAGAAAAAGGCTGCGGCTTTGGCTGTGGATACGGTCAGTGAAAAGCTGGCTGGGAAAGAGGGCTATGTCTATGTGATTCATTCCGATTGCTTAGAGAAGGCAGAGGAAATCCGCGAGCTGCTGCTGGAAAGAAACAGCCGTCTGGAAATAAAAATCAATACCATAAGTGCAGTGATTGCGGCACATACCGGTCTTGACTGTATAGCGATACAGTATATAGAAAAATGA
- a CDS encoding ketohydroxyglutarate aldolase — protein sequence MFKADIINRMEACGAMAIVRTESIERGKEIARGCLQGGIDVMEISYTLPNAGEVITALNHAFGADMLVGAGTVLDAETCRIAILAGAKFVIAPNFSKEVARMCNRYQIPYAPGCTTITEMIEALEVGASYIKAFPISNFYGPQLAKIIKTPVPKMPLMASGGATLDNLQEWLRNGISCVGFGGLLTKGTQAEIAKNAEKIRSIIDTYRK from the coding sequence ATGTTTAAAGCAGATATCATAAACCGTATGGAGGCATGCGGTGCCATGGCAATCGTTCGTACGGAAAGTATTGAACGGGGGAAGGAAATCGCACGAGGCTGTTTACAGGGTGGAATCGACGTCATGGAAATCAGCTATACACTTCCCAATGCAGGAGAGGTTATTACAGCTTTGAATCATGCATTTGGAGCGGATATGCTGGTTGGCGCAGGAACGGTTCTGGATGCGGAAACCTGCCGCATAGCGATTCTGGCAGGAGCAAAATTTGTAATTGCTCCCAATTTCAGTAAAGAGGTTGCGCGTATGTGCAATCGCTATCAGATACCGTATGCCCCGGGCTGTACAACAATTACGGAAATGATCGAGGCGCTGGAGGTGGGAGCCTCCTATATCAAGGCGTTTCCGATTTCCAATTTCTACGGGCCGCAGCTTGCGAAAATCATTAAGACGCCAGTACCGAAAATGCCGCTGATGGCAAGTGGGGGAGCCACTCTTGACAATTTGCAGGAATGGCTGAGAAACGGTATTTCCTGTGTGGGCTTCGGCGGTTTGCTTACGAAGGGAACACAAGCGGAAATTGCAAAAAATGCAGAAAAAATACGCAGTATCATTGATACGTACAGAAAGTAA
- a CDS encoding helix-turn-helix domain-containing protein: MKLKQDIQTSMLKTDTHMYLLPHPLLRPYIAHYTICHSSYQKREPLYLVPDVSGCIVISVLSDGGLTIEYWGPTTRMVTVWKEPGEDRVQYFVEFHPSGSHAFFATAQHLYRDERIALKQLHANCCERIETAYYSAFKETMFFHQLDEIFLSMLHTEDGAMKQLLQGLQRNERIADVMDSFGYSRRQLQRMVQTRLGCSMKTIQKIQRINQAVTLLKEQQHSLTMIAHLCGFYDQAHFIHDFREICQVTPQQYQRRLHEFYNEDFKF; the protein is encoded by the coding sequence ATGAAGCTAAAACAGGATATTCAAACAAGCATGTTGAAAACGGATACGCATATGTATCTTCTGCCGCATCCGCTGCTGCGCCCGTATATTGCACATTACACGATCTGTCACAGCTCTTATCAGAAAAGAGAACCTCTGTATCTGGTTCCGGATGTCAGCGGCTGTATCGTTATATCCGTTTTATCGGATGGTGGATTGACTATCGAATACTGGGGCCCGACAACCCGAATGGTAACGGTATGGAAGGAGCCGGGAGAGGATCGCGTTCAGTATTTTGTGGAATTTCATCCATCGGGATCACATGCGTTTTTTGCGACAGCGCAGCATTTGTACCGGGATGAACGTATAGCATTAAAGCAGCTGCATGCGAACTGCTGTGAGCGCATAGAGACTGCATATTACAGTGCGTTTAAAGAAACCATGTTCTTTCACCAGCTGGATGAAATTTTTTTATCCATGCTGCATACAGAGGATGGTGCGATGAAGCAGCTGCTGCAGGGCTTGCAGAGAAATGAGCGGATTGCGGATGTCATGGATAGCTTCGGCTACAGCCGTCGGCAGCTGCAGAGGATGGTGCAGACTCGGCTGGGCTGCAGTATGAAAACCATACAGAAAATTCAGCGTATCAACCAGGCAGTTACACTTTTGAAGGAACAGCAGCATTCTCTTACCATGATCGCTCATTTGTGCGGCTTTTACGATCAGGCACATTTCATTCATGATTTTCGTGAAATCTGCCAGGTAACACCACAGCAGTATCAGCGAAGGCTGCATGAATTCTATAATGAGGACTTTAAGTTTTAG
- a CDS encoding DeoR family transcriptional regulator gives MNKRQSQILDLLNENKKVEVTKLSELLQVSQVTIRKDLDALESSGMLIRAHGYAVLNDSDDINTRMAYHYASKQRIAKQAVQSIEDGETIMIESGSCCALVALEIAAAKKDVTLITNSAFIADYVRKTGAINIILLGGEYQKESQVMVGPMTRRCAEAFYVDKLFIGTDGFTKETGFTGNDYMRSEAVRDMAKQASRVIVVSDSAKFHQKGVVSLMDTKRIDSVYTDQGIPAEIESYLQQQGITVYKSI, from the coding sequence ATGAACAAACGACAGTCACAGATTCTGGATTTATTAAATGAGAATAAAAAAGTAGAGGTCACAAAGCTGTCCGAGCTCCTGCAGGTATCACAGGTCACGATACGCAAGGATCTGGATGCATTGGAAAGCAGCGGTATGCTGATTCGTGCGCATGGCTATGCGGTATTAAATGACAGCGATGATATCAATACGAGAATGGCATATCATTATGCTAGTAAACAGCGGATTGCCAAACAGGCTGTACAGTCCATTGAAGACGGGGAAACAATCATGATAGAATCAGGCTCCTGCTGTGCCCTGGTAGCGCTGGAAATCGCAGCTGCGAAAAAGGATGTGACACTGATAACAAACTCTGCCTTCATTGCGGATTATGTCCGTAAGACAGGAGCGATAAACATCATTCTGCTTGGCGGTGAGTACCAAAAGGAATCTCAGGTTATGGTCGGCCCGATGACCAGAAGATGTGCGGAAGCGTTCTATGTGGATAAGCTGTTTATCGGGACGGACGGATTTACAAAGGAAACCGGCTTTACCGGAAATGATTATATGCGCAGTGAAGCGGTGCGTGATATGGCGAAGCAGGCATCCCGTGTTATCGTAGTGAGCGATTCCGCAAAATTCCATCAAAAGGGTGTTGTCAGTCTGATGGATACCAAGCGTATAGACAGCGTTTATACAGATCAGGGAATTCCTGCAGAAATTGAAAGCTATCTTCAGCAGCAGGGAATCACAGTATATAAAAGCATATAA
- a CDS encoding glycyl-radical enzyme activating protein, translated as MENGIVFNIQKFSIHDGPGIRTTVFLKGCPLRCQWCSNPESQLKQIQIVWKQPDCIQCQSCVNICPKHAISLSKQRIQIDPGQCIGCMQCLSACPAHALSNEGERTSIQKIVDICLQDKDFYEESGGGVTISGGEGMSQPAFLETLVIQLQKQQIHTAIETTGYVPQQTFQQLAPLFDLLLFDIKHYDSQKHKEGTSVPNERIIRNLQWAVSKGLTILPRIPVIPDFNSTAADALGFARLLQRLGIQRVQLLPFHQFGENKYELLQRPYLYKQKKALHPQELEDYRQVFLDAGIDCFF; from the coding sequence ATGGAGAATGGAATTGTTTTCAATATACAGAAATTCAGTATACATGACGGGCCGGGTATTCGTACCACTGTATTTTTAAAGGGCTGCCCATTGCGGTGTCAGTGGTGCTCCAATCCGGAATCCCAGCTGAAACAGATTCAGATTGTATGGAAGCAGCCGGACTGCATACAGTGTCAAAGCTGTGTAAACATCTGTCCAAAGCATGCCATTTCCCTGTCAAAGCAACGTATACAAATCGATCCCGGGCAATGTATCGGCTGTATGCAGTGTCTTTCTGCCTGTCCGGCGCATGCATTATCAAATGAAGGGGAACGCACATCCATTCAGAAAATCGTAGATATCTGTTTACAGGATAAGGATTTTTATGAGGAATCCGGCGGAGGTGTCACCATATCCGGAGGGGAGGGAATGAGTCAGCCTGCCTTTCTGGAAACACTCGTCATACAATTACAGAAGCAGCAGATTCACACCGCTATTGAAACAACCGGATATGTACCACAACAGACATTTCAGCAGCTTGCCCCTCTGTTTGATTTACTGCTGTTTGATATCAAGCATTATGATTCCCAAAAGCATAAAGAAGGAACCTCCGTTCCCAATGAACGAATAATACGAAATCTGCAATGGGCTGTATCCAAAGGATTAACGATTTTGCCACGGATTCCCGTGATACCGGATTTTAATTCTACAGCCGCAGATGCGTTAGGCTTTGCCAGGCTGTTACAAAGATTAGGCATACAGCGCGTGCAGCTATTGCCGTTTCATCAGTTTGGGGAAAATAAATATGAGCTTCTACAGCGGCCGTATTTGTATAAACAAAAAAAAGCCCTGCATCCACAGGAGCTGGAGGACTATCGCCAAGTCTTCCTGGATGCAGGCATAGATTGTTTCTTTTAG
- a CDS encoding PRD domain-containing protein, producing the protein MKNSRRNQLLQHIAEITSIAIANKEYTGINTDAFTISLDLKLDRANVSRMQNDLWRENILIKIQGRPTFYLHRKTILKRYPNSYIPALIPKDEQLGNYLEHSLTLPHETAQEAFTGCIGYSQRESLYTIIEDIKIYLSYPQTLRSILLSGPDKSGRHHLLHGILQYLKIDRDQLLHIDCAALMLNKTTIADIMERIDAALDQEKDNIILLENLDMLAMQPSCLCTMETLLRFYQKLAEDNDLHMLILAVGQESEQLKPMHALFQKICHIPSLDERTLKEKYEFVLSFMQNEADAIGKTISLSSSILNCFATAHYQNNLQSLIQELRHALSYAYVQSGSQQETFITIDYQHLSDDLLASIQNVSDLLPIIESITAALQEKNHFLIPETECLPLQKLLHSSIQEDGIIQAFTKQEPKLSEYCKQELRHAQKLEINQLYSLSLQKIRDCILPVMDAYSFSMQEKQLDKLCYRLNNVFSIVKHQTYVPAFLPDVEMEDVAIRPLCEALCTSLMECFQIQLPDMERLYLYCYLLYSREYKRKGSIAVLVACQGEGIAEKYATHVNTMKYHVKCHYMDEAGSASAKNLTDFLTSVVDKVREIDNGSGVVIITDLNPLLDFDATIRSSADIETVTLSPTSLPLLIQIMNMVNNPQIHLEDIRTYDFGTALQLPQNDTTGYGTEIQKTLDDVADKILSDSLVFLNPKKTTMALFRVLMQIYEDLGLNYTNDISIRFIFHSAFMIERVIRREPLSYKNTNSIISTSRDVYTAIDRNMELINDLFGISIPSSEIARLSEIFVDLINGCEMEEADMERDCQQQTTV; encoded by the coding sequence ATGAAGAATTCAAGAAGAAATCAGTTGCTGCAGCATATTGCAGAAATCACATCCATCGCAATCGCAAATAAAGAATATACCGGAATCAATACGGATGCCTTTACCATCAGTCTTGATTTGAAGCTGGACCGTGCAAATGTCAGCCGGATGCAAAATGATTTATGGCGTGAGAATATACTGATTAAGATACAGGGACGCCCAACCTTTTATCTGCACCGGAAAACCATTCTCAAGCGTTATCCGAATTCTTATATACCGGCACTGATTCCCAAGGATGAGCAGCTGGGAAATTATCTGGAGCACTCGCTAACACTTCCTCACGAGACAGCACAGGAGGCATTTACCGGATGTATCGGTTATTCGCAAAGGGAATCTCTATATACCATAATTGAGGATATAAAAATCTATCTTTCCTATCCCCAGACACTGCGTTCAATTTTACTATCGGGGCCGGATAAAAGCGGCAGACACCATCTTTTACACGGCATTCTACAATATCTGAAAATAGATAGGGATCAACTGCTGCATATTGACTGTGCTGCGCTGATGCTTAATAAAACAACGATTGCCGATATCATGGAGCGAATCGATGCCGCACTGGATCAGGAGAAAGATAATATCATCCTATTGGAAAATCTGGATATGCTTGCCATGCAGCCCTCCTGTCTGTGCACGATGGAAACGTTGCTTCGTTTTTATCAGAAGCTAGCAGAGGATAATGACCTGCACATGCTCATACTGGCTGTTGGCCAAGAGAGTGAGCAACTGAAGCCAATGCATGCACTGTTTCAGAAAATTTGTCATATACCTTCTCTTGACGAACGAACACTGAAGGAAAAATACGAATTTGTGCTGTCCTTTATGCAAAATGAGGCGGATGCCATCGGCAAGACGATTTCGCTTTCCTCCTCCATCCTGAACTGCTTTGCCACCGCCCACTATCAGAACAATTTACAAAGCCTGATACAGGAGCTGCGCCATGCTCTTTCCTATGCCTATGTACAATCCGGCAGTCAGCAGGAAACCTTTATCACTATTGATTATCAGCATCTTTCCGATGATCTGCTCGCAAGCATACAAAATGTATCCGACCTCTTACCCATCATTGAAAGCATCACCGCAGCCCTGCAGGAAAAAAATCATTTTCTCATTCCGGAAACAGAGTGCCTTCCACTGCAGAAGCTGCTGCACAGCAGTATACAGGAGGATGGTATCATACAGGCATTTACCAAGCAGGAGCCGAAGCTCTCCGAATATTGCAAGCAGGAGCTGCGCCATGCACAAAAGCTGGAAATCAATCAGCTTTACTCCCTGTCCCTGCAAAAAATCCGGGACTGTATCCTGCCGGTTATGGATGCTTATAGCTTCTCCATGCAGGAAAAGCAGTTAGATAAGCTATGCTACCGGCTAAACAATGTGTTCTCCATCGTAAAGCATCAGACCTATGTTCCTGCCTTTTTACCGGATGTGGAAATGGAGGACGTCGCTATCCGTCCTCTTTGTGAAGCGCTTTGTACAAGTCTCATGGAATGCTTTCAAATTCAGCTTCCGGATATGGAACGGCTGTATCTCTACTGTTATCTTTTATATTCACGGGAGTATAAAAGGAAGGGAAGTATCGCTGTTTTAGTAGCTTGTCAGGGAGAGGGTATTGCCGAGAAGTATGCTACACATGTCAATACGATGAAATATCATGTAAAATGCCATTATATGGATGAAGCCGGCTCGGCATCCGCAAAAAATCTGACAGACTTTTTAACGAGTGTTGTGGATAAGGTCAGGGAAATAGATAACGGAAGCGGTGTTGTTATCATCACTGATCTTAATCCGCTTCTGGATTTTGACGCAACGATAAGAAGCAGCGCAGATATAGAAACCGTTACACTTTCTCCAACCTCGCTTCCCCTGCTGATTCAGATTATGAATATGGTAAACAATCCGCAAATCCATCTGGAAGATATTCGTACGTATGACTTTGGCACTGCGCTGCAGCTGCCGCAAAATGATACTACAGGCTATGGTACGGAAATTCAGAAAACGCTGGATGATGTAGCCGATAAGATTTTATCCGATTCCCTTGTTTTCCTGAATCCAAAGAAAACAACAATGGCTTTATTTCGGGTTCTGATGCAGATATATGAGGATCTCGGCCTGAATTATACAAATGATATTTCGATCCGCTTTATTTTTCACAGTGCGTTCATGATTGAACGTGTCATTCGCCGAGAACCACTCAGCTATAAGAATACAAACAGTATCATTTCAACAAGCCGTGATGTATACACTGCCATTGACCGCAATATGGAGCTGATCAATGATTTATTCGGCATCAGCATCCCTTCCAGTGAGATTGCACGTCTGTCTGAAATCTTTGTTGATTTAATCAACGGCTGTGAGATGGAGGAGGCAGATATGGAGCGGGATTGCCAACAGCAGACTACGGTGTAA
- the dat gene encoding D-amino-acid transaminase: MKYLWKGSYVDQEDIRIDLHDRGYQFGDGIYEVTHVYNGTLFALDEHIDRLINSAAFIEMNLRHTREEIAELFRELAAVNQIDNGYVYVQVTRGDGLLRNHGFLSYEEQQPVFSGFAQSSVRSEEKMIHGADAITVEDRRSLMCNVKSLNLLPNCLAKHAAQKKGVSKALMVRDGIVTEEKSGNIFIVKDGVVLTHPDGGKILPGITKKLILNILHTRHIPVWEKEFSEEEMLHADEVMVTDTNSEIVPIIKINDQIIGSGKRGEITQDIQIAYKALIEETCGKL, from the coding sequence ATGAAATATTTATGGAAGGGATCCTATGTGGATCAGGAGGATATCCGTATTGATCTGCACGATCGCGGATATCAGTTTGGAGACGGTATTTACGAGGTAACCCATGTGTATAACGGTACTCTCTTTGCCCTGGATGAGCATATTGACAGACTGATCAACAGTGCTGCCTTTATCGAAATGAATCTGCGCCATACCAGAGAGGAAATTGCCGAGCTGTTCAGGGAACTGGCAGCAGTCAATCAGATTGACAACGGCTATGTTTATGTACAGGTAACACGTGGAGACGGCTTACTGCGCAATCACGGCTTTCTCAGCTATGAGGAGCAGCAGCCTGTATTCAGCGGCTTTGCACAGAGCAGTGTGCGAAGTGAGGAAAAGATGATACACGGGGCAGATGCCATCACTGTGGAGGATCGCCGCTCTCTCATGTGTAATGTTAAATCTCTGAATCTGCTGCCAAACTGTTTAGCGAAGCACGCGGCTCAGAAGAAGGGTGTAAGCAAAGCGCTCATGGTACGCGATGGCATTGTAACCGAGGAAAAATCCGGAAACATCTTCATCGTAAAGGACGGGGTTGTCCTCACCCATCCGGACGGGGGAAAAATTCTGCCCGGCATTACAAAAAAACTGATTCTCAACATCCTGCATACCCGGCATATTCCGGTATGGGAAAAGGAATTCAGCGAGGAGGAAATGCTTCATGCGGATGAAGTTATGGTAACCGATACCAACAGCGAGATCGTTCCGATCATCAAAATCAATGATCAAATAATTGGCAGCGGTAAACGGGGTGAAATCACACAGGATATTCAGATTGCCTACAAGGCTCTTATCGAGGAAACGTGCGGCAAGCTGTAA